The following are from one region of the Stigmatella ashevillena genome:
- a CDS encoding HAMP domain-containing sensor histidine kinase: MRFPPPHGRGRGRRMGGPPSRFHGPWRMTHLGHYIRARLHRRIFVWFGLSILATGVMVATVMNLMGGSSWSQEADRARRFASNRFAEVWDLPERREALVQGIAQDLDVDLELRNTSGELLSRAGEPCPKPDFTMEVVREGAPLGSLQACYWHLRPRNPARFLPLLISGVMLWILSGAIARRLTRPMDDLVRAVSALGEGKLETRAHLGRAATSEIRVLAVAFNDMAARIERQMADQRELLATVSHELRTPLAHLRVLTEILREGGTPAETLDQVDREVVELDALVGELLASSRLEFGQVTPRPLEGKELAARALERTGMPAELLSAETEDTALTGDATLLGRALANLLDNARKHAGGAAALRLIERDGLLAFCVEDQGLGLQPGEETRIFAPFYRKDRGGEAREAGSLGLGLALVQRIARAHGGEAFAENRLEGGARVGFTVSRTGPAAPRPSPPD, encoded by the coding sequence ATGCGATTCCCTCCTCCCCATGGCCGTGGGCGCGGCAGGCGCATGGGGGGCCCTCCCAGCCGCTTTCACGGCCCCTGGCGAATGACGCACCTGGGCCACTACATCCGGGCGCGCCTGCACCGACGGATCTTCGTGTGGTTCGGGCTGTCCATCCTCGCCACGGGCGTGATGGTGGCCACGGTGATGAACCTGATGGGGGGCTCGTCCTGGAGCCAGGAGGCGGACCGCGCCCGGCGCTTCGCCAGCAACCGCTTCGCCGAGGTGTGGGACTTGCCCGAACGGCGGGAAGCCCTCGTCCAGGGCATTGCCCAGGACCTGGACGTGGACCTGGAGCTGAGAAACACCTCGGGGGAGCTGCTGAGCCGAGCGGGCGAGCCCTGTCCCAAGCCGGACTTCACCATGGAGGTGGTCCGGGAGGGCGCTCCACTGGGTTCCCTGCAAGCCTGTTACTGGCACTTGCGGCCCCGGAACCCCGCGCGTTTCCTCCCCTTGCTGATTTCCGGGGTGATGTTGTGGATCCTCTCGGGCGCCATTGCCCGGCGGCTGACGCGTCCCATGGATGACCTGGTCCGAGCCGTGAGCGCCCTGGGGGAAGGGAAGCTGGAGACCCGGGCCCACCTGGGCCGGGCCGCCACGAGTGAAATCCGCGTGCTCGCGGTCGCCTTCAACGACATGGCCGCCCGCATCGAGCGGCAGATGGCCGATCAGCGCGAGCTCCTCGCCACGGTGTCCCATGAGCTGCGCACCCCCCTGGCCCACCTGCGGGTCCTCACGGAGATCCTCCGAGAGGGAGGCACCCCCGCAGAGACGCTGGATCAGGTCGATCGCGAAGTCGTCGAGTTGGATGCGCTGGTGGGCGAGTTGCTCGCCAGCTCCCGGCTGGAGTTCGGCCAGGTGACGCCTCGCCCGCTGGAGGGCAAGGAGCTGGCGGCACGGGCGCTGGAGCGAACCGGAATGCCGGCAGAGCTGCTGTCCGCGGAGACGGAGGACACCGCCTTGACCGGGGATGCCACGCTGCTCGGCCGCGCTCTCGCCAACCTGCTGGACAATGCCCGCAAGCATGCAGGGGGCGCGGCGGCGCTGCGGCTCATCGAGCGGGACGGCCTGCTGGCCTTCTGTGTGGAGGATCAGGGCCTCGGGCTTCAGCCCGGAGAGGAGACGCGCATCTTCGCGCCCTTCTATCGGAAAGACCGGGGCGGCGAGGCGCGTGAGGCAGGTTCACTCGGCCTCGGGCTGGCCCTGGTCCAGCGCATCGCCCGGGCCCACGGCGGCGAAGCCTTCGCGGAGAACCGCCTCGAGGGCGGAGCACGCGTGGGGTTCACGGTGTCGAGGACAGGACCCGCCGCTCCCCGCCCTTCTCCTCCCGATTGA
- a CDS encoding carboxypeptidase regulatory-like domain-containing protein, whose product MTLRTLGLAVLGVSGLAIFPACKNEAPASPPSPPSPGAGTAAPAPTPPAAPVPEPVTSRGTIRGVVKFNGAPPEAAELAPSADPACEGMLLKDQSVLVKDGKLQNVLVRVRGPVPGAAAAVTAPVVVDQQKCSYQPRVQGAVAGQPLQIKNSDGTMHNVRGMLGTKALFNVAQPPSAPPVTKPVPAEVELLQLKCDVHPWMRAYVAVSPHPYFVTTREEGVFALEGVPAGSYTLEAWHETLGTKTAEVTVKEGAPAEVSFDFSAADKG is encoded by the coding sequence ATGACGTTGCGCACGCTTGGCCTCGCGGTGCTGGGGGTCTCGGGACTGGCGATTTTTCCCGCCTGCAAGAACGAGGCGCCCGCCTCTCCTCCCAGCCCGCCTTCCCCGGGAGCGGGCACGGCGGCCCCCGCGCCGACACCTCCCGCGGCGCCAGTGCCAGAACCCGTCACCTCCCGGGGGACGATCCGCGGGGTGGTGAAGTTCAACGGCGCGCCGCCCGAGGCGGCGGAGCTGGCCCCGAGCGCGGATCCGGCCTGCGAGGGCATGCTCCTGAAGGATCAGTCCGTGCTGGTGAAGGACGGCAAGCTCCAGAACGTGCTGGTGCGCGTGCGAGGCCCGGTGCCGGGCGCCGCCGCGGCGGTGACGGCTCCCGTCGTCGTGGATCAGCAGAAGTGCAGCTACCAGCCTCGCGTGCAGGGGGCCGTGGCCGGTCAGCCCCTGCAGATCAAGAACAGCGACGGCACGATGCACAACGTGCGGGGCATGTTGGGAACCAAGGCGCTCTTCAACGTGGCCCAGCCGCCATCCGCCCCTCCCGTGACGAAGCCCGTGCCTGCGGAGGTTGAACTGCTCCAGCTCAAGTGCGACGTGCACCCCTGGATGCGGGCCTACGTGGCGGTGAGCCCTCATCCGTACTTTGTCACCACCCGCGAAGAGGGCGTCTTCGCGCTGGAGGGTGTGCCGGCCGGCTCGTACACCCTCGAGGCGTGGCATGAGACGTTGGGGACCAAGACGGCCGAAGTCACGGTGAAAGAGGGCGCCCCCGCGGAGGTGTCCTTCGACTTCTCCGCGGCCGACAAGGGGTAG
- the cyoE gene encoding heme o synthase yields the protein MSAPAVSLSTTASDLLSLTKPRLSSLVLATTAGGVWLAPGHLDFSRVLVTLLATSGTVASANALNCYLERHSDRFMARTTNRPLPSGRMEPGVALWFGLSLAAVSLPALALGANLLTALLGLAALLSYVLVYTPLKARTSAAMLVGAVPGALPPLMGWTAVTGVVDAGGFVLFSILFLWQIPHFLAIALFRKEEYAAAGLKSVPLEHGDESSRAQIVLYLVALVPMTLLPYQLHIAGGWYLAAAVVLGLGFMALGAWGFFRQMGKPWARQTFFYSLLYLTGLFAAMALDTGIGGWQ from the coding sequence GTGAGCGCGCCAGCTGTGAGCCTGTCGACCACGGCGTCGGACTTGCTGTCCCTCACCAAGCCTCGGCTGTCGAGTCTCGTGCTCGCCACCACCGCGGGGGGCGTGTGGCTGGCCCCAGGCCATCTGGACTTCTCGCGCGTCCTGGTGACGCTGCTGGCCACCTCGGGCACCGTGGCCTCCGCCAACGCCCTCAACTGCTACCTCGAGCGCCACAGTGACCGCTTCATGGCGCGCACCACGAATCGCCCGCTGCCCTCCGGACGCATGGAGCCTGGGGTGGCGCTGTGGTTCGGGTTGTCCTTGGCGGCCGTGTCGCTGCCAGCCCTGGCCCTGGGGGCCAACCTGCTCACCGCCCTGCTCGGGCTGGCGGCGTTGCTGAGCTACGTGCTCGTCTACACACCGCTCAAGGCGCGCACCTCCGCGGCCATGCTGGTGGGCGCGGTGCCAGGGGCGTTGCCTCCGTTGATGGGCTGGACGGCCGTCACGGGGGTGGTGGATGCGGGAGGGTTCGTCCTCTTCTCCATTCTCTTCCTCTGGCAAATTCCCCACTTCCTGGCCATCGCCCTCTTCCGCAAGGAGGAGTACGCCGCCGCGGGCCTCAAGTCCGTGCCCCTGGAGCATGGGGACGAGTCCAGCCGGGCTCAGATTGTCCTCTACCTGGTGGCGCTGGTGCCGATGACGCTCCTGCCGTACCAGCTCCATATCGCCGGGGGATGGTATCTGGCCGCGGCAGTGGTGCTCGGACTGGGGTTCATGGCGCTGGGCGCGTGGGGTTTCTTCCGGCAGATGGGCAAGCCCTGGGCCCGCCAGACCTTCTTCTATTCGCTGCTCTACCTCACGGGCTTGTTTGCCGCGATGGCGCTCGATACCGGCATCGGTGGTTGGCAGTAG
- a CDS encoding tetratricopeptide repeat protein, with protein MSTSLSKTLSPAELAKLEHAFAADPSSDAYKPLAEAYLGMGRFMEAMVVCKKGVKAHPNASDPRLLLARVYAEQGKDKKALEEALSALQVQPADKAALRMAGSLQLKTGEPEPGKANLLKAWQADPNDSDTLSLIQQYKVELPKPAAPAPVAAPVAPVAPAPVAVAPVAAVPVAPAPVAAAPVQAQPVPSGMPVARPNGTPVRTENVARPVAPTPRRPVVVEEDDVDTDDDDDASPRRRSKQNSSSKYITLGLAVVIVASVVSYSVISSRTKQNNLEYKKSLDIATEQLKHDSFDSYKKACEAADKALEVYPDGTAAHGYLAYAYAIRWGEHGGGDDARRRAEEHLAAAKKGTEVSSHLYAAEALIKTYGGKGKEGLGELEARVKTFDAEGKASSLLYLTLGLVQMNAGDLEHARDNLEKAQGLSPDDPRIYASLGAAYRRLGQDAVAWQKYDFALRYEKDHPESLLGKGLLILEQDEPNFEMASTMLKKLLVADPPPSPRQLAAAQLARSLLVSRVSASMATLKPDVQAKLSEATGVPVDKDKARADMLKAEQDGFALDKANPELLLIKGRRLLAEGQIDAAAEEMRKAIKMDSSRAQFHVELAKALMGKQGGEKEAAEALTTALRTMGDSPKLVVMLGNAYRRQGKLDDAITQYQRAVKDPKAKNPEARLAMGGIYRERSEWDKAQEQLEKASQEFVGQSDRAALAFTELGRVFQGKGDAAKAEETYQKALNADENYSPAYYFYASALSKDRKQSDKTRALAQEYLKRDPKGEYATDAQRLASGG; from the coding sequence ATGTCTACCTCACTTTCGAAGACGTTGAGCCCGGCCGAGCTTGCCAAGCTAGAGCACGCATTCGCTGCCGATCCGTCGTCCGACGCGTACAAGCCCCTTGCCGAGGCATACCTGGGCATGGGCCGTTTCATGGAGGCGATGGTCGTATGCAAGAAGGGCGTGAAAGCCCACCCCAATGCATCCGACCCCCGCCTGCTGCTGGCCCGCGTCTACGCCGAGCAGGGCAAGGACAAGAAGGCGCTGGAGGAAGCCCTCAGCGCCCTTCAGGTTCAGCCTGCGGACAAGGCGGCCCTGCGCATGGCCGGCTCCCTGCAACTCAAGACGGGCGAGCCTGAGCCTGGAAAGGCCAACCTGCTGAAGGCCTGGCAGGCGGATCCGAACGACTCGGACACGCTCTCGCTCATCCAGCAATACAAGGTGGAGCTGCCGAAGCCCGCGGCCCCTGCGCCCGTCGCCGCGCCCGTGGCGCCTGTGGCCCCTGCGCCCGTGGCTGTCGCGCCCGTGGCGGCGGTGCCGGTGGCCCCTGCGCCCGTGGCCGCCGCGCCCGTGCAGGCGCAGCCTGTGCCCTCGGGCATGCCGGTGGCTCGCCCCAACGGCACGCCTGTCCGCACGGAGAATGTGGCGCGCCCGGTGGCGCCCACCCCGCGGCGTCCTGTCGTCGTAGAAGAGGATGACGTCGACACCGATGACGACGACGATGCCAGCCCGCGTCGCCGCTCGAAGCAGAACAGTTCCAGCAAGTACATCACGCTGGGGCTGGCCGTGGTGATCGTGGCGTCCGTCGTCAGCTACTCCGTGATCTCGAGCCGGACGAAGCAGAACAACCTCGAGTACAAGAAGAGCCTGGACATCGCCACCGAGCAGCTCAAGCACGACTCCTTCGATTCTTACAAGAAGGCGTGCGAGGCCGCCGACAAGGCGCTCGAGGTGTACCCGGACGGGACCGCCGCGCACGGCTATCTGGCCTACGCCTACGCCATCCGCTGGGGTGAGCACGGAGGCGGAGACGACGCGCGCCGCCGGGCCGAGGAGCATCTGGCGGCGGCGAAGAAGGGGACCGAAGTCAGCTCCCACCTCTATGCCGCCGAGGCCCTCATCAAGACGTACGGGGGCAAGGGCAAGGAAGGCCTGGGTGAGCTTGAGGCCCGCGTGAAGACGTTCGATGCGGAGGGCAAGGCCAGCTCCCTGCTCTACCTCACGCTGGGCCTGGTGCAGATGAACGCGGGTGACCTGGAGCACGCACGCGACAACCTGGAGAAGGCCCAGGGGCTCTCTCCGGACGACCCGCGCATCTACGCGAGCCTGGGCGCCGCGTACCGCCGTCTCGGCCAGGATGCCGTGGCCTGGCAGAAGTATGATTTTGCCCTGCGCTACGAGAAGGACCACCCGGAGTCGTTGCTGGGCAAGGGGCTGTTGATCCTGGAGCAGGATGAGCCCAACTTCGAGATGGCGTCGACGATGCTCAAGAAGCTCCTGGTGGCCGACCCGCCGCCGTCGCCGCGGCAGCTGGCCGCCGCGCAGCTGGCGCGCTCGCTGCTGGTGAGCCGCGTGTCCGCGTCCATGGCCACGCTCAAGCCGGACGTTCAGGCGAAGCTCTCCGAGGCGACCGGCGTGCCGGTGGACAAGGACAAGGCGCGCGCGGACATGCTCAAGGCCGAGCAGGACGGGTTCGCGCTCGACAAGGCCAACCCGGAACTGCTGCTCATCAAGGGTCGCCGCCTGCTCGCCGAGGGCCAGATCGACGCCGCGGCGGAGGAGATGCGCAAGGCCATCAAGATGGACAGCTCGCGCGCTCAATTCCACGTGGAGCTGGCCAAGGCGCTCATGGGCAAGCAGGGAGGCGAGAAAGAGGCCGCCGAGGCGCTCACCACCGCCCTGCGGACGATGGGTGACAGCCCCAAGCTGGTGGTGATGCTCGGCAACGCCTACCGCCGCCAGGGCAAGCTCGACGACGCGATCACCCAGTACCAGCGCGCGGTGAAGGATCCGAAGGCCAAGAACCCCGAGGCGCGGCTGGCCATGGGCGGCATCTATCGGGAGCGTTCCGAGTGGGACAAGGCCCAGGAGCAGCTCGAGAAGGCCAGCCAGGAGTTCGTGGGCCAATCCGACCGGGCCGCGCTGGCCTTCACGGAGCTGGGCCGTGTCTTCCAGGGCAAGGGCGATGCGGCGAAGGCCGAGGAGACCTACCAGAAGGCGCTCAACGCGGACGAGAACTACAGCCCGGCCTACTACTTCTACGCGTCGGCGCTCAGCAAGGACCGCAAGCAGAGCGACAAGACCCGGGCGCTCGCGCAGGAGTACCTCAAGCGTGATCCGAAGGGCGAGTACGCCACCGATGCGCAGCGGCTCGCCTCGGGCGGGTAG
- a CDS encoding DUF2760 domain-containing protein — MTEQPSLSLPARLWLAFLCFWRVLVSRPFAQAVWPLSESYDSGKLVSGAPPPAALPSPTPPKAAPPALPPEREHASALALLSMLQREGRLVDFLQENVAAFSDAEVGAAARIVHEGCRKVVKQYLTLEPVLPETEGASVTVPQGFDAHRIRLTGNVAGQPPHAGALKHHGWVTKEVKFPSVSPALDPRVLAPAEVELA; from the coding sequence ATGACCGAACAGCCCTCGCTCTCGCTCCCTGCCCGGCTCTGGCTGGCGTTCCTGTGTTTCTGGCGCGTTCTGGTATCCCGCCCCTTTGCCCAGGCCGTCTGGCCCCTGAGTGAGTCCTACGACTCGGGCAAGTTGGTCTCGGGCGCTCCGCCCCCCGCCGCCCTTCCCTCGCCCACGCCCCCCAAGGCGGCGCCTCCCGCCCTCCCGCCCGAGCGCGAGCACGCCTCCGCCCTGGCGCTGCTGTCCATGCTCCAGCGCGAGGGGCGCCTCGTGGACTTCCTTCAGGAGAACGTGGCCGCCTTCTCGGACGCCGAGGTAGGTGCCGCCGCGCGCATCGTCCATGAGGGTTGCCGCAAGGTGGTGAAGCAGTATCTCACCTTGGAGCCTGTCCTGCCGGAGACGGAAGGCGCCAGCGTCACCGTTCCCCAGGGCTTCGATGCGCACCGCATCCGCCTCACCGGCAACGTCGCCGGCCAACCCCCCCACGCCGGTGCGCTCAAGCACCACGGCTGGGTGACCAAGGAGGTGAAGTTCCCCTCGGTCAGCCCCGCGCTGGATCCACGGGTTCTGGCCCCCGCTGAAGTCGAGCTTGCCTGA
- a CDS encoding Hsp70 family protein has translation MARYAIGIDLGTTHCAVSYFNLEEGKPRGAAQSMLPIPQLTAPGTVEPRPLLPSFLYLPSEQEFPAGSLALPWNTDTTALVGEFARSHGAKVPTRLVSSAKSWLSHPGVDRRSPLLPWQAPPEVRRVSPLDASARYLRHLREAWDATFARTREEAGSAFAAQDVIITVPASFDAAARELTLEAAQAAGIPSLTLLEEPQAALYAWLEAQGESFRKKVKPGEVILVVDVGGGTSDFSVITVREQQGEVELVRVAVGDHILLGGDNMDLTLAHTLSQKLAAEGKKLDPWQFNALTYGCRQAKEALYADPSLGRAPISIPGRGSSLIGGTLRTELPREELDRLITDGFFPPAPVTELPRTARRTGLAQMALPYAQDAGVTRHLASFLTRQAQALANSPEAPVNVGGKSFLHPTSVLFNGGVFKAGPLKSRVMEVLNGWLTADGGPPAQELQGADLDLSVARGAAYYGWVRQGHGLRIRGGTARAYYVGVETAMPAVPGMEPPVKALCVAPFGMEEGTQADVPAQEFGLVTGEPTRFRFFASSVRRDDKVGAMLDDVSGREDLDELAPIETTLPGQPQPYGDLTPVNLQAVVTEVGTLELRCVQKDGSERWKLELNVRMRE, from the coding sequence ATGGCCCGCTACGCGATTGGCATCGATCTGGGCACCACGCACTGCGCGGTGTCGTACTTCAACCTGGAAGAGGGCAAGCCCCGGGGAGCCGCCCAGTCCATGCTCCCCATCCCTCAGCTCACCGCGCCGGGAACGGTGGAGCCGCGGCCCCTGCTGCCCTCCTTCCTCTACCTGCCCAGCGAGCAGGAGTTCCCCGCGGGCAGCCTCGCGCTGCCGTGGAACACGGACACCACCGCGCTGGTCGGTGAGTTCGCCCGGTCCCATGGCGCCAAGGTGCCCACCCGCCTGGTGTCCTCCGCCAAGAGCTGGCTGAGCCACCCCGGCGTGGACCGGCGCTCGCCCCTCTTGCCGTGGCAGGCCCCTCCGGAAGTGCGGCGCGTGTCCCCCCTGGACGCCTCGGCGCGGTACCTGCGCCACCTGCGTGAGGCCTGGGACGCCACCTTCGCCCGCACGCGGGAGGAGGCCGGCAGCGCCTTCGCCGCGCAGGACGTCATCATCACCGTGCCCGCCTCCTTCGATGCGGCGGCCCGCGAGCTGACGCTGGAGGCCGCGCAGGCCGCCGGCATTCCGAGCCTCACCTTATTAGAGGAGCCCCAGGCAGCGCTCTACGCGTGGCTGGAAGCGCAGGGCGAGTCCTTCCGGAAGAAGGTCAAGCCGGGCGAGGTCATCCTCGTGGTGGACGTGGGCGGTGGCACCTCGGACTTCTCCGTCATCACCGTGCGCGAGCAGCAGGGGGAGGTGGAGCTGGTCCGCGTGGCCGTGGGAGACCACATCCTGCTGGGCGGCGACAACATGGATCTGACGCTGGCCCACACCCTGTCCCAGAAGCTGGCCGCCGAGGGCAAGAAGCTGGATCCGTGGCAGTTCAACGCCCTCACCTATGGCTGCCGCCAGGCCAAGGAGGCGCTCTACGCGGATCCCTCCCTGGGCCGCGCCCCCATCTCCATTCCGGGCCGGGGCTCCTCGCTCATCGGCGGCACGCTGCGCACGGAGCTGCCCCGGGAAGAGCTGGACCGGCTGATCACCGATGGCTTCTTTCCGCCCGCGCCCGTCACGGAGCTGCCCCGCACCGCGCGCCGCACCGGCCTCGCGCAGATGGCGCTGCCCTATGCCCAGGACGCGGGCGTCACCCGCCACCTGGCCTCCTTCCTCACGCGGCAGGCCCAAGCGCTCGCGAACTCCCCGGAGGCGCCGGTGAACGTGGGGGGCAAGTCCTTCCTCCACCCCACCTCCGTCCTCTTCAATGGGGGCGTCTTCAAGGCGGGCCCGCTCAAGAGCCGGGTCATGGAGGTGCTCAACGGATGGCTCACCGCGGACGGCGGCCCGCCCGCCCAGGAGCTGCAGGGGGCGGACCTGGATCTCTCCGTGGCCCGGGGCGCGGCCTATTATGGATGGGTCCGCCAGGGCCATGGCCTGCGCATCCGCGGCGGCACCGCCCGGGCCTACTATGTCGGCGTGGAGACGGCGATGCCCGCGGTGCCCGGCATGGAGCCTCCCGTCAAAGCGCTGTGCGTGGCCCCCTTCGGCATGGAGGAAGGCACGCAGGCGGATGTGCCTGCCCAGGAGTTTGGCCTCGTCACCGGCGAGCCCACCCGCTTCCGGTTCTTCGCCTCGTCCGTGCGGCGCGATGACAAGGTCGGGGCGATGCTCGACGACGTGTCCGGACGGGAGGACCTGGACGAGTTGGCCCCCATCGAGACGACGCTGCCCGGCCAGCCTCAACCCTATGGAGATCTCACCCCGGTGAACCTCCAGGCCGTGGTGACCGAGGTGGGAACCCTGGAGCTGCGGTGCGTGCAGAAGGATGGCTCCGAGCGCTGGAAGCTGGAACTCAACGTGCGCATGAGGGAGTAA